From the genome of Diceros bicornis minor isolate mBicDic1 unplaced genomic scaffold, mDicBic1.mat.cur scaffold_67_ctg1, whole genome shotgun sequence, one region includes:
- the ARHGAP45 gene encoding rho GTPase-activating protein 45 isoform X4, whose product MCICGTLHAALEQGPERCRAGPRDLLEARRPLAHERLGEALRVIHQVVYKYPLLNTLETLTAAGTLIAKIKGFRYECNNESDKQEFEKALETIAVSFSSTVSEFLMGEVDSSTLLSLPPGDPSQSMESLYGPGSEGAPTGAEDCDEGCPPPEAVDVLLQRCEGGVDAALQYAKNMAKYMKDLIGYLEKRTTLEMDFAKGLQKIALNCRQSLMQEPHMPLLSIYSLTLEQDLEFGHGLVQAAGTLQTQTFLQPLNLRRQEHEKRRKEIKESWHRAQRKLQEAEYNLRKAKQGYTQRCEDHDKARFLVAKAEEEQASAGPGAGGAASKTLDKRRRLEEEAKNKAEEAMATYRTCVADAKTQKQGLEDAKVTALRQIQEVIRQSDQTIKSATISYYQTMHMQTAPLPVHFQMLCESSKLYDPGQQYASHVRQLQRGEEPDVHYDFEPHVPTNAWSPVMRARKGSFNVSDAAGAEAAGSPPEEAGPSDDRALAKERRGGRGHQVHKSWPISISDSDSSLDPSPSPGDFKKFERTSSSGTMSSSEELADQEGSAGASAFEQADLNGMASELPPVAIPSGPFRHVGLSKAARTHRLRKLRTPAKCRECNSYVYFQGAECEECCLACHKKCLETLAIQCGHKKLQGRLQLFGQDFSQAACSTPDGVPFIVKKCVCEIERRALRTKGIYRVNGVKTRVEKLCQAFETGKELVELSQAPPHDISNVLKLYLRQLPEPLISFRFYHELVGLAKDNLKAEAEAKAASRGRPDPAESEAAAVAMAGRLRELLRDLPPENRATLQYLLRHLRRLVEVEQDNKMTPGNLGIVFGPTLLRPRPTEATVSLSSLVDYPHQARIVETLITHYGLVFEEEPEEMLESQDGPANQRAEVALQVPYLEVSEEATFPRQEEAEEGGPESRAASNDSDSELEETLDPLSLAGGGALPRLSLLESVDEGRGGRSRSGSEEQLGAEAGDEDGDRDGLWEGHGEGLAGQLSESNTNQSNNVAQARLHAMQLCGGQVSAGSGRERRPEFV is encoded by the exons ATGTGTATCTGCGGGACGCTGCACGCGGCgctggagcagggccctgagcgcTGCCGCGCGGGGCCCCGAG ACCTCCTTGAGGCCCGCCGGCCGCTGGCCCATGAGCGCCTGGGTGAGGCCCTACGTGTGATACACCAGGTCGTCTACAAGTACCCACTGCTTAACACCTTGGAGACACTCACAGCTGCTGGAACCCTCATTGCCAAGATCAAAG GCTTCCGTTATGAGTGTAACAATGAGTCGGACAAGCAGGAGTTTGAGAAGGCCCTGGAGACGATCGCAGTGTCCTTCAGCAGCAC CGTGTCGGAGTTCCTCATGGGCGAAGTGGACAGCAGCACCCTCCTGTCGCTGCCCCCCGGGGACCCGAGCCAG TCCATGGAGAGCCTGTACGGACCAGGGAGCGAGGGCGCCCCCACCGGCGCGGAGGACTGTGACGAGG GCTGCCCGCCCCCCGAGGCCGTGGACGTACTGCTGCAGCGCTGTGAGGGCGGCGTGGACGCGGCGCTGCAGTACGCCAAGAACATGGCCAAGTACATGAAGGACCTCATCGGCTACCTGGAGAAGCGCACCACGCTGG AAATGGACTTTGCCAAAGGCCTGCAGAAGATCGCGCTCAACTGCAGACAGAGCCTCATGCAGGAG CCCCACATGCCCCTCCTGTCCATCTACTCGCTGACCCTGGAGCAGGACCTGGAGTTCGGCCACGGCCTGGTGCAGGCGGCGGGCACGCTGCAGACGCAGACCTTCTTGCAG CCCCTGAACCTGCGGCGGCAAGAACACGAGAAGCGGAGGAAGGAGATCAAGGAGTCGTGGCACCGCGCCCAGAGGAAGCTG CAAGAGGCGGAATACAACCTGCGCAAGGCTAAGCAGGGCTACACGCAGCGCTGCGAGGACCACGACAAGGCCCGCTTCCTGGTGGCCAAGGCCGAGGAGGAGCAGGCCAGCGCTGGGCCCGGGGCGGGGGGCGCCGCCTCCAAGACCCTGGACAAGCGGCGGcgcctggaggaggaggccaaGAACAAG GCGGAGGAAGCCATGGCCACCTACCGCACGTGCGTGGCGGACGCGAAGAcgcagaagcaggggctggaggacGCCAAGGTGACGGCGCTGCGGCAGATCCAGGAGGTCATCCGGCAGAGCGACCAGACCATCaagtcg GCCACCATCTCCTACTACCAGACGATGCACATGCAGACGGCGCCGCTGCCCGTGCACTTCCAGATGCTCTGCGAGAGCAGCAAGCTCTACGACCCGGGCCAGCAGTACGCCTCCCACGTGCGGCAGCTGCAGCGCGGCGAAGAGCCCGACGTGCACTACGACTTCGAGCCCCACGTCCCCACCAACGCCTG GTCACCGGTCATGCGCGCCCGGAAGGGCAGCTTCAACGTTAGCGACGCGGCGGGGGCAGAGGCCGCGGGCAGCCCCCCCGAGGAAGCTGGGCCCAGCGACGACCGCGCGCTGGCCAAGGAGCGCAGGG GCGGGCGCGGACACCAGGTGCACAAATCGTGGCCCATCTCCATCTCCGACTCCGACAGCAGCCTGGACCCCAGCCCTAGCCCAG GGGACTTTAAGAAGTTCGAGCGGACGTCGTCCAGCGGGACCATGTCGtccagtgaggagctggcggacCAGGAGGGCAGTGCGGGGGCGTCTGCCTTCGAGCAAG CTGACCTCAACGGCATGGCTTCCGAGCTGCCGCCGGTGGCCATTCCCAGCGGGCCCTTCCGCCACGTGGGGCTGTCCAAGGCGGCCCGGACCCACCGGCTGCGGAAGCTGCGCACGCCCGCCAAGTGCCGCGAGTGCAACAGCTACGTGTACTTCCAGGGCGCCGAGTGCGAGGAG TGCTGCCTGGCCTGCCACAAGAAGTGTCTGGAGACCCTGGCCATCCAGTGCGGCCACAAGAAGCTGCAGGGCCGCCTGCAGCTCTTTGGCCAAGACTTCAGCCAGGCAGCCTGCAGCACCCCGGACGGTGTCCCCTTCATCGTCAAGAAGTGCGTCTGCGAGATCGAGCGTCGGGCGCTGCGCACCAAG GGCATCTACCGGGTCAACGGGGTGAAGACGCGCGTGGAGAAGCTGTGCCAGGCCTTCGAGACCGGCAAGGAGCTGGTGGAGCTGTCGCAGGCCCCGCCCCACGACATCAGCAACGTTCTCAAACTCTACCTGCGCCAG CTGCCCGAGCCGCTCATCTCCTTCCGCTTCTACCACGAGCTCGTGGGGCTGGCCAAGGACAATCTGAAGGCGGAGGCCGAGGCTAAGGCGGCATCCCGGGGCCGGCCGGACCCGGCCGAGAGCGAGGCTGCGGCCGTGGCCATGGCGGGCCGGCTGCGGGAGCTCCTGCGGGACCTGCCGCCCGAGAACCGGGCGACGCTGCAGTACCTGCTGCGGCACCTGCGCAG GCTCGTGGAGGTGGAGCAGGACAACAAGATGACGCCGGGGAACCTGGGCATCGTGTTCGGGCCCACGCTGCTGCGGCCGCGGCCCACCGAGGCCACCGTGTCCCTCTCCTCCCTGGTGGACTACCCTCACCAGGCCCGCATCGTCGAGACCCTCATCACCCACTACGGCCTGGTCTTTGAGGAGGAGCCCGAGGAGATGCTGGAGAGCCAG GACGGGCCGGCCAACCAGCGGGCCGAGGTGGCGCTCCAGGTGCCCTACCTGGAGGTGAGTGAGGAGGCCACCTTCCCCCGGCAGGAGGAGGCCGAAGAAGGGGGCCCAG AATCCCGCGCCGCCTCCAATGACTCTGACTCGGAGCTGGAGGAGACCTTGGACCCGCTGTCCCTGGCGGGCGGGGGCGCCCTGCCCCGCCTCAGCCTCCTGGAGAGCGTGGACGAGGGCCGGGGCGGCCGCAGCCGCAGCGGCAGCGAGGAGCAGCTGGGGGCCGAGGCAGGGGACGAGGACGGGGACAGGGacgggctctgggaggggcatgGGGAGGGCCTGGCCGGGCAGCTCTCCGAGTCCAACACCAACCAGAGCAACAATGTGGCCCAGGCCCGGCTGCACGCTATGCAGCTCTGCGGCGGGCAGGTCTCGGCGGGCAGCGGCCGGGAGAGGCGGCCGGAGTTTGTCTAG